ACTCTCCGGCGGCATGCAGCAGCGTGTCGGTCTTGCCCGCGCCTTTGCCACCGAAGCGCCGATCCTTTTGATGGACGAGCCGTTTTCGGCGCTCGATCCGTTGATCCGAACGCGGCTGCAGGACGAGCTGATCGAATTGCAGCGCAACCTTAAGCGCACCATCATCTTCGTCAGCCATGATCTCGACGAGGCGTTCAAGATCGGCGACCGGATCGCGATCATGGAAGGCGGGCGCATCGTTCAGTGCGGCACGCCGTCGGAAATCGTGCGCCGGCCGGCCGACGCCTATGTCGCGGATTTCGTCGCCAATGTGAACCCGCTCGGCGTGCTGCGCGCCGCCGATGTGATGAGCGATGACCAGGCGCCAGACGGCGCCCATCCCATCAACCTCAACACCAAGCTGGCAGACATGATGGAGGCACTCGGCAAGGGCGCGACCCTGAGCGTGGTCGACGGCGACGGCAAAACCGTCGGCAGCGTCCGCCCCTCCAATGTGGTGACCGCACTCAATCCGGCGATACCGCTCGGATAAAGCTCTGGTAGCTGTCTGTTCAGACAGGAAAAAGGCGCTCCCTGGGGCCGCCTTTTGTCATTGCGTGAAAATCATCGCGGTCACCGCGGCATCAGGAAGAATTCGAGCACGCCGGTGCGGATCTTGCGGCGCTTGACCTTGCTCTTGAAGGGCAGGGAAATCATGTTTCCGATCAGGCGACAGACCTTGTAGGGGCGATAGTAGCGATCGATCATCTCGCGCTCGCTGTCATGTTCGGGCACGACCGCCGTGGGGTCGACATGCTTCTGGTATAATCCGATCCATTCATTATGCGTATAGCAGGTCCTGAACGAATTGGGATGGACCTTCATGAAGAAGGTCGGCTTCGACGGTTCGAGATTGAACTGGTCGAAGGACAGGAAGACGAAATTGGAGGCGAAATATTTCTCGGTTGCCTCCACGGAGGCTTCGTTTCCGTCATTGTAGTGCGCGCACGCCACCTCGCGCCCGGCATTGCGAAGGGCATTGACGAAGATATGCTGCTCGGGCGTGTAGCGGTTGTAGCGCTTGCTGCCCGTGTCCCAGAGCGCCTCCTCCTCCGTCATCAGCGGCACGTCGTAGAGCTTTCTGATGTCCTCGGTGAGACCGAAGAAGGCAAGGTCGGACGGGTGGAAGGGAAACCGCAGCCGCGAACGCGGATTGCGCGAGAAATAGCTGCAGGCCAGAAGCTTGTGCGAAAAAAGCGCATAGGCTTCGTCCCGCCTGGGAAAGGCGTCGAAGAACTGCAGGAAGTCATTGCCGGTCAACCGGAAGTCCGTGCGGATGCGGAAGCAGTATGGCGTCGCCACCCGCTCCAGGCCGGCGCGGTTGCCGACAATCTGCCGGTTGACATTGTTGGCCTTTTCGCCTGGCTGGTCGGAATAGTAGAAAAACCCCGGATCGTCACGGAGCACCACCTCGTCACAATCGAGCCCTTCGACATCCGCTTCCTTCCAGGTCGACAAGATGATCTTTGACCCCGGAAAAAAGCGCCTGACGGCAGCGAAGCTGTCGCGGACAAGCGGTTTGTCCACGACGCCCTGAAACAGAAATGTGATCTCTTTTGTGTCCATTACCGAATGACCTGTGTGCCTACCAAACGCGAGCGCCCCTAAACCCGTTCCCCGTCTGCGACACTTGCCTCCTCCACATGCAATATGCGCGCCCCCAATGGGCCATGTCGAGCAGGCTCTTCACTGCGTCCGACCCCGCCCGCGGGCCGCACGCACGACTGCTCAAGGAGCGCCGCCTGGATACTTGTCATCGCTGGCGCCGGGAAGCTTCACAACCACATTGACGGTTCCGTCCTCAAGGCAGGCGAAGTCGGTTGCCTCGCCCGGCTCCATCACAACGATATCGCCGGCGCCGTATTCAACGCCGTTCATGGCGACGCGACCGGCGATGATGACCGTATATTCCGTGGCGATCTTGTGGTGATGCAACGCCTCGCTGTCGCCGCGCCGATAGCGCTTGACGGCAACCTCGACGTCTTCGGTCCGGCACAGGCTCGGCTCGAAATCGCCGATGAACCAGCCCTTGACCATGTCTTCCAGCTTCGCCGTCCTCAATGCAGAAACGCCTCCCTGTGCTCATGCAGCTGCGAGATATACTGGGCGAGCTGCATCTCCGTCTTCACCGGATGGAACTGGTCGTTATCGATGAACTCGATCGCAACCTTCTTATGGCGCAGCACCATCTCGTTGATGGTCTGGCTGATGAAAAAAGCATCCTTGATCTTGCGGTCCTTGCGCACCACGCTCTGGGCGCAGAGCACGAAATCGCTGCCCCTGCGGAAATAATAGAAGCTTGCAAGCGCATGCTTGCTGACCGGCCGCTTTTCGGCAACCTCGCAGACGAAGCCGTCATCGTCCAGAAGCGCGAAGGAATAGCGCGGGTGGACCGAACGGAAGGAGACGACGCCGGCATCCGCCTTCTTGTCGCGAAATGCCTTGACGATCGCGGTAAGGTCCGCATCGATCAGTTCGTCCACGGCGACGAGAATGATCTCCTCGTCCTTGTCGATCTGCTCGGCGGCCAAGAGCGCCGTGCACACCGAGCCGGCGGTGGGGCCGGACACCTCGACGCATGCGCCGTTCTCCGCGCTCTGCGCGATCACATCATCGACATTGAACTCGTGAATATCGGAACTTCTGACGCAAAAGATGATCGTGCTCGGCTCAAGCGTCTGCAAGGCCGCGATCTGGCGTTCGAGAATGAGTTCCTCGTTGAACTCGGTCATGTAGAGCGGATAGTGCTCGCCCTTGATGTCGAGGTTTTCGCCACCCATCAGAACCAAGATCTTCATGCTGCGGACCCCACGGATTTGCCGGCCGCCTCGATCTCGGCGATGCGCTGCTTGAGGCCCTTGTAGTTGACCTCGTCAACGTCCTTGACCGCCATCACATGGGCGCCGGAGGCTTCCGCCGCCTTCAGCCCGTTGGGGTTGTCCTCGACGATGAGACATTCCTTCGGATGGAGCTTCAGCATTTCTATCGCCTTCAGATAGATTTCCGGATCGGGCTTAGACCGCTTCACATCC
This window of the Martelella lutilitoris genome carries:
- a CDS encoding sugar phosphate nucleotidyltransferase, whose product is MKILVLMGGENLDIKGEHYPLYMTEFNEELILERQIAALQTLEPSTIIFCVRSSDIHEFNVDDVIAQSAENGACVEVSGPTAGSVCTALLAAEQIDKDEEIILVAVDELIDADLTAIVKAFRDKKADAGVVSFRSVHPRYSFALLDDDGFVCEVAEKRPVSKHALASFYYFRRGSDFVLCAQSVVRKDRKIKDAFFISQTINEMVLRHKKVAIEFIDNDQFHPVKTEMQLAQYISQLHEHREAFLH
- a CDS encoding WavE lipopolysaccharide synthesis family protein: MDTKEITFLFQGVVDKPLVRDSFAAVRRFFPGSKIILSTWKEADVEGLDCDEVVLRDDPGFFYYSDQPGEKANNVNRQIVGNRAGLERVATPYCFRIRTDFRLTGNDFLQFFDAFPRRDEAYALFSHKLLACSYFSRNPRSRLRFPFHPSDLAFFGLTEDIRKLYDVPLMTEEEALWDTGSKRYNRYTPEQHIFVNALRNAGREVACAHYNDGNEASVEATEKYFASNFVFLSFDQFNLEPSKPTFFMKVHPNSFRTCYTHNEWIGLYQKHVDPTAVVPEHDSEREMIDRYYRPYKVCRLIGNMISLPFKSKVKRRKIRTGVLEFFLMPR
- the choV gene encoding choline ABC transporter ATP-binding protein; translated protein: MADAVVFEDVNIVFGDKPEIALPLMDAGKDRTEVQQETGQVLGVHNCSLTVGEGELLVLMGLSGSGKSTLLRAVNRLNPVCRGRVLVNDGTQMTDVTSADNKTLRHIRLQRVSMVFQQFGLLPWRNVRDNVALGLEFAGLSKKERLEKAEAQLELVGLKDWGDKLVSELSGGMQQRVGLARAFATEAPILLMDEPFSALDPLIRTRLQDELIELQRNLKRTIIFVSHDLDEAFKIGDRIAIMEGGRIVQCGTPSEIVRRPADAYVADFVANVNPLGVLRAADVMSDDQAPDGAHPINLNTKLADMMEALGKGATLSVVDGDGKTVGSVRPSNVVTALNPAIPLG